The genomic region ACTGAaccaattaattagtaaaaggaaaaagcacGTGTTGCTGTAAATATATAGAGAGATGTATCAAAATTTGTCTGATAAGTTAGGTTCGTCCTCTTCGTATGGGACACTATATTATGAAATGGACCCGCTCCGCTTTTCAGATATGGCAATCAAATACTACCCCAATTTCTTCCAACCACAGATTGAAGCTCACTTATAAGTTATAGCTCAACAGACCTCCACATATTGTAGCACCTTTTCTGAGCAAACGATAAACACAGgacaagaaaggaaaaatcatGATGGATTTTCTCCTATTCTTCTTTCTGCTATGTGCTCTTTCCTGGACATGTTTTCATGTCCTGAAATCAATCTTACTACCCCGGCGACTGGCCAACTTTCCTCCANNNNNNNNNNTTATCCAACTCGGTGAAAACCCCCACCAATCACTTGCCAAACTCGCCAAGACCTATGGCCCTCTGATGCACCTAAAATTTGGCAGCTTAGACACAATTGTTGTATCGTCTCCTGAACTTGCTAAACAAGTGCTTCAAAAGCATGATCAGGTGCTCTCCAGTCGACCTCACCTGGATGCAACCGCTGCTTATGGTCACAACAAGGTATCGGTAGCGTGGCTACCGGTGGTCAGCCGGTGGCGGGTTCTTAGGAAAATATGCAAAGACCAGATGTTTTCTTTGCAGAGAGTTGACTCAAGCCAGGGCCTCCGCCGGGAGAAGCTGAGGAAACTGCTTGATTACGTGCACGAATGTTGCGCTAGCTGCCGACTTTTGGATATTGCTGATGCTGCATTCTCCACGTCGCTCAATCTTATCTCAGCCAGTCTGTTCTCAGTAGAGTTTGCTCAGGTTGGTTCAGATTCGTCTCATGATTTCAAGGGAATTGTGCGTGGTTTGCTGCAGTTAGCTGGCACGCCTAACCTTGCTGACTACTTTCCGCTTCTTAAGCCTATTGATCCTCAAGGGCTTAAGCGCAAATCAGTGTCTTATGTTGGAAAACTACTCAGGATCTTTGATGATATAATTGATCAGAGACTGAAATCAGAAAGCCGCCCATACACAAATTATGAGCGGAAAAATGATTTACTAGAGGCACTTCTTGATATCAGCCGCAGTAATGAATCTGAATTAAACCGGAACGACATTTTACATTTACTCTTGGTAAGTTATGTTCTTCAGAACTTCAGCTGTGAAGATGGTAATCACTTCTAATTTCATCTCGAAAACATACTTGAGGTGGTACTGGTGGCTACCCTTTTGTCGTTCAAGCATTAAAGATGGGTAATAGTAGTATTTTGACCATACACATAGTTGAGCTAAATAATAACTTGggacattattatattttgatcctCTTGATCGGAATTACAGAACACCTCCAGTTAATGAACTTTGCAGTTACAGCATATAAGGACTGCGTACATCACACAATTAACACCCAATTATTTAAAGCTCTCCTGTTTCTTGCTAAACTTTCTGCTTTGTGCTAGGATTTATTTGTTGCAGGAACAGACACGACAGCAACCACGGTAGAATGGGCGATGGCGGAACTGATACACAATCCGAGGAAGATGGCAAAAGCAAGAAAGGAGCTTCAAACTATCATCGGCGGAAAGGGACAGGTTCAAGAATCAGACATATCCAGGCTGCCATATCTACAGGCAGTGGTCAAAGAGACATTCAGGCTTCACCCGGCGGGTCCTTTACTGTTACCTCACAAGGCTGAGGCTGacacattaattaatgattatatAGTGCCCAGAAATGCACAGATACTTGTAAACGTTTGGGCAATTGGTAGAGATTCTAGCATATGGTCTAATCCTGATTCGTTTGAGCCCGAAAGATTTTTAGACAGCAAAATCGACATCAGGGGCCAGGATTTTGAGCTCATCCCATTTGGTTCAGGGAGGAGAATTTGTCCCGGATTGCCGTTGGCTTATCGGATTGTGCACGTCTTGGTGGCATCCCTGATTCACAACTTCGACTGGAAACTTGAAGGTGGAATTACGCCCGATGAATTGGACATGAAGGAGAAGTTTCAGTTTAGTTTGCAGAAGGTCGTTCCCCTAAAGGCTGTTCCTGTCAAACTCTGTCGAGAGCATTACATGCTCGATGagaatgtataaattataattaatattttaaaataaaaaataatcagtgATTATTTTGCCAAAAGTAATTTCCTCAATGTAGCTTCGCAGCATGGACAGCTAACCTGAATCTAAATCAATATATGGTAAGTGCAATATATTTGGTATGTGATTAGTGTACGATTTATGAAAAACgatcaatcacatagcaaATGTCATACAATTGCTTTGTAATTAGTTTGGTTCGACCAaactcaaattataattaattgatactCAGATTATGGAtgtgtattgattttttgataaattttaaattatagataattatcgCATCGCGTTTCATAAAACTATGTCAATGAAAATTGTGAGCCATTGTTgctagttatatatatttgaagggGTCCTTTAAccaaaatatacaattttgactcaattttaattttctagaattttaggttttattttttttattatttcaaattatgctaattgtttttttcatatttatggtTGATGCAAGCAAAAAGTTAATGATTTGTGTATGTCCAACTTGGGATGTTTAGTAGAAAACACAGAGACAATTCGACATGCAAATCTGTAAGCAATTATGTAAATCTATAAATTGTGCAATAGGAACCCAATACAAAATAACCACTTAATGTGGGATTGTTTGAAATATGAGTACTTTGTGTGCATAAAAGGTTGTAAAATTGCGTCACCCTTCATGAGGGAAGAGTGGCATGTTTTCGTAGCCTCATGCCCTGTCGATGGCTGAGTATAGTCCTCTTGGAACTCGAGTAGGTGGTGCAGATGATAGGCTCCAGCATACTTGAAGGGGATCTTGAGAGTGTTTGACTGTCGGTGACTCTATCTCTTGAATTGATAAGCCTCCTCGCAAAATATGGACCCCAAATTCTTAGAAGGTAATTACAACGGAGTCGCCTAGATCCTCGGGGCTCCTCAATGGTTATGTAGCCATCATCCCTCCAAGTTGGCTGAATGACCTCCTGCCATTTGTGTATGAAGGCATGTTGTCGCCTAGTCGGTAGCCGAGTCAATTTCTCCCTTGGGTTCAGGAATAGGTATTCAGGCCCCATCTATGGGCTTTCTACCCTAACAGCTGCTTCAGGGGGCCTCAAGCTCAAAGCCTTCTCCTTTGGTCTGTGTTCATTCTTGTGTCTCACCCAATTTGAACTCCTTCTTGGACTTTACATGTTTTTGGGGCATCGTTCGAAGGTGAATATTAAAGATTAGTAACGAATCCTGCACTTAATTTCCTCAACTTTGAAACTCCaacatttcttaattttcaaacttgCATTATTTAGtttccaaaattaatacattgtcaaaatatttatggtaATAACCATGcttaataaataagaattatgtattttttttaaatgtaagatatctatttttttttgttttttaaattctaaatttgataagtCTCCAAATCTTTCTTATTTCTCTTTAATTTCCAAAatctattcattgtcaaaatatttatggtaaataacgatgtttaataaatatgaactatgtattttttagaaaaaaataagatatctTGCTTTTTGATGGAGTAGTAAATTGCCCTGATAAAGGAAATAAATCACTTAAATAAGATAAGGGGAATATTCTCATAAAGAAAAGTCcgaaatcaaatttatcaaatcagcgtgatatgataaattactGAACTAGCCCTAGTCAACAAATCACAACTTTGTAATAGGGGTATgccaagaaaaaaaacagtATTTTACTCTTAGCTACTTGAATAGCATGAATTTGCTGGTATAAGTACCCATCTTCATTCTATCATTTGGATAAGTGAAATTCTTGTAACAGGCTTAGTGTCAGTATGCTGCATCGCACTccaatacatatatagttgATCTCGCCATTAGGCAACGTCACtcttcctttatttttcaaattctaaatttaCAAGTTTTCAAATTAACTCCGACCTTTCTTATTTTTCGAACTTGCATTGTGTAGTTTCCCATTGTTAACATATTTATGGTAAATAACAATGCTTAATGAATAAGAATTATGTAAGTTTGGACCCCCACTATATGCGttggattttgttttattgcaTAGTAGATAttgtttagattttatttatttaatattgttgaTTGTAGTAtggttattataattatttttgttaagtattgatatttgacaggaattattatagttgacttatttttattaataacagTCCAttgtttcaaataaaaaaagaattatgtattttttctttaaaacaatatttatagttttcaaCCGACCTTTCTTGTTttacaaacttgcattaatttataatgtctatgataattatataagttgaATCCAACTATGTATTATAAccttttattatatatattgctttaatattatgttaatCCAATAGATATGGAGAGTCACAAATTCACTATTCTCTAAGTggacaaaatatataagtttatataaataaaatagacaaGTAGTTCCAGGATTTTGAGCTCATTCAAGAAACGTGCATGGAGGAAAAGTTCAAGGCCGTGCTTCTCAAGGCTGTTCCCATCAAATTCTAAGTTGGGTATGTCatccaaaataaagaaaggtGGTTGTCCCTTTGTTTATTTGGCAACATAAGCCGCCCAGACATACAAGGATGTCTTTATGGTCATACATACCAAGTGACAAGCATTTATAGTACTGACTAATAGCATAAAAACTAGTCGAAATTATCAGCCCCTGCAGAAACCATAATGGGACTTCTGACTCTGTACTTGCCATTTTCCTCAATCCAAGTCAGCGAACCATCTCTGTTTTGAGTCTCAATATCAGCTTTATAACGAATGGTTAAGACATAGCTCTTCTTCTCGTATTTCTTTTGAAACACCAGAGTCTGTGGCTGAATTCTGACCGTGGTATTCTCTGGTGTTTCCAACTTAACTCTGTATCTGGCTGCACCATCCCCTACGTTCGTCACAGTCCTCTGGAATCTCCGGGTCAATGTCCTTCCTCTTTCTGCAAAGCTAAAAAGAGCGACGAAAGATGGGTAATTTAGGTCTGCAGATGGAGTTGAGCAATTGTGGCTTGATCTTATGATGGTTTGAGTTTGCTCGCGAGTGAAATTCATGGAGCATACAAGATTTACCAAATCTTGATGGGACACGTCGTAAATGAGGCCTGGATCAAGTGCCCGGTTCGGATCAACCAGTCCTGATCCAATGCCTAAAGGTGTGGCGGCTGTGTAATCAAAGGCCATATCCTTGATGGGCTGATTAGTATTATCAAGAGGATTAGCAGTTGTCATCATGGCGGACTGAATAGCGGCAGGGCTCCATTCAGGGTGTGCAGCTTTCAGAAGTGCAGCAGTTCCGGAGACGTGAGGGCAAGCCATGGATGTGCCTGAAATGAGAGTATAGTCCGTGGACAGGAATATATTCTTACCAATTCTTGGTCCAGTAGCGTGAGGATAATAGGCTGCTAAGATTGACACTCCCGGTGCCATTAGATCAGGCTTCAAGATGCCATCGTAACTTCGTGCAGGGCCTCTTGATGCGTCATCTGATAAGGCTGGGGCCGCTCTCGGCTCTGTCCCGAGAATTGTCTGTTGAAAATCAATGGTTGCTCTTGGTGCAGAACTTCTTGATGCATAATTGATCACCTCTCGTGCTTCTGTCGGAGTAATTACAACTCCAGggaaaggaaataaattgGACCGAAAGATGGGGGGTTCTTCAGCAATGAGGATAGCTGCTCGGACATTAGACTCGGGTAGATTGTTCATTGCAGAAGAGAAATCTGTATTTCCAATGGTTAGATTGCACACAATGATACTCTGCTCAGGGGCTCCTGATAGTAATTCAGATGAGCTGCACTCAGATAAGGTCTCATTGTAAACGAGTGGCAAGTTTCTGACTGAGGCTCTCGCGGGAAATGTGGTCCATCCTGTGATGACTTTCCCATTTCCTAGAGTCAATGTTCCGGCTAACCAGCGATCAATTGTACCCGATGTTACCACCACAGCCCAGGGGATTCCTGATCGTATAGTCCTGACACTTGGCCCGCGATTTCCAGCTGAGAGACTGACCATGATTCCTTTCTCCCTAGCACCAAAGCTAGCAATTGAAAGCGGGTTCTCATATAGAAGACTCGAACGAATACCCAAAGAAATCGAAATTATATCGACTCCATCAGCCACAGCCTGGTCGATGCCGGCGAGTATATCAGAGTTAACGCCTCCATTCCACAGGACCTTATACACCGCCAGCCTAGCACGTGGAGCAACTCCTCTTGCAGTTCCAGGGGCATAACCGAAGAACGAAACACCATCTACAAAGTTTCCGGCAGCAATTGATGCAACGTGGGTGCCATGACCATCCACATCTCTAGCAGAGTTCACACCTATCGATAAGTCGGGAAGCTGTGCTCGAAACCCTTCATTGAAGTATCTAGCTCCAATGATTTTCTTGTTGCACGAGGACGAATTGAATTGTTCCCCTTCTTGGCAAATTCCCTTCCACCTTGCAGGGATTTCAGTCATTCCATCATCCCTGAAGCTAGGACTTTCCGGCCAAATTCCAGTGTCAATAACGCCAATGATCACGTCTTTTCCATAGTTAGACGCTGGCCACAACCCTGTCGCAGTGTTGAGAGAAAGGAACTTATATGAATGGGTGGTGTCTGGTGTGACGACATCATCGGCATAGGCGGAAATGAACCCTGGTGACTTCTTTAGAGCTTGCAATTCAGCTTTAGTCATCACTGCACTGAATCCATGGAATGCATTATCATAAGTGTAGATAATCTTTGGTTCAGAATTTTGGCCCTCCAATGATGTCTGAGCCACTGATTTTAGTGATTTAAGCATGGAGGAGTACCAATAAGTGTGACTGGAAAATGCCTTTGGCATGGAGGATTTGTCCGTATGAACAATGTATACGGATCTTTCAGCTGAAGCATGATGAAAATGGTGAAGCAAAAGAAACCATGAGAGTAGAATTAGAGCCACTGCTTTAGAAAGCTCCATTCTTTTCCAGGATGAGATCTGGACTGATGGATACTTTAGACAAGTACCCTTCTTAATATAAGCtaaaaagatttgtttcaACGGTAAGAATCGGCGGCTCGGGACTCATCTCTGCTTTTGTTCAATTATTGTTGTGCCTTTGCTTGTCGGACAACTTGCAAAAATGCAAGGGATAGAATTCAAGAAACTTTTATAAGCTCGggttcattaatatataaattaattatatgattagtaAATTTGTCAGGTGATTGATAtacaaaaatcaacaattacaTAACAAGTCTATGATgcttattatgtgattggtttggTTCCGCAAAACTTGTTTTTAGTAAGAAACTTTTTTATATCCC from Sesamum indicum cultivar Zhongzhi No. 13 linkage group LG3, S_indicum_v1.0, whole genome shotgun sequence harbors:
- the LOC105159279 gene encoding ferruginol synthase-like — its product is QLGENPHQSLAKLAKTYGPLMHLKFGSLDTIVVSSPELAKQVLQKHDQVLSSRPHLDATAAYGHNKVSVAWLPVVSRWRVLRKICKDQMFSLQRVDSSQGLRREKLRKLLDYVHECCASCRLLDIADAAFSTSLNLISASLFSVEFAQVGSDSSHDFKGIVRGLLQLAGTPNLADYFPLLKPIDPQGLKRKSVSYVGKLLRIFDDIIDQRLKSESRPYTNYERKNDLLEALLDISRSNESELNRNDILHLLLDLFVAGTDTTATTVEWAMAELIHNPRKMAKARKELQTIIGGKGQVQESDISRLPYLQAVVKETFRLHPAGPLLLPHKAEADTLINDYIVPRNAQILVNVWAIGRDSSIWSNPDSFEPERFLDSKIDIRGQDFELIPFGSGRRICPGLPLAYRIVHVLVASLIHNFDWKLEGGITPDELDMKEKFQFSLQKVVPLKAVPVKLCREHYMLDENV
- the LOC105159135 gene encoding subtilisin-like protease SBT1.9; protein product: MELSKAVALILLSWFLLLHHFHHASAERSVYIVHTDKSSMPKAFSSHTYWYSSMLKSLKSVAQTSLEGQNSEPKIIYTYDNAFHGFSAVMTKAELQALKKSPGFISAYADDVVTPDTTHSYKFLSLNTATGLWPASNYGKDVIIGVIDTGIWPESPSFRDDGMTEIPARWKGICQEGEQFNSSSCNKKIIGARYFNEGFRAQLPDLSIGVNSARDVDGHGTHVASIAAGNFVDGVSFFGYAPGTARGVAPRARLAVYKVLWNGGVNSDILAGIDQAVADGVDIISISLGIRSSLLYENPLSIASFGAREKGIMVSLSAGNRGPSVRTIRSGIPWAVVVTSGTIDRWLAGTLTLGNGKVITGWTTFPARASVRNLPLVYNETLSECSSSELLSGAPEQSIIVCNLTIGNTDFSSAMNNLPESNVRAAILIAEEPPIFRSNLFPFPGVVITPTEAREVINYASRSSAPRATIDFQQTILGTEPRAAPALSDDASRGPARSYDGILKPDLMAPGVSILAAYYPHATGPRIGKNIFLSTDYTLISGTSMACPHVSGTAALLKAAHPEWSPAAIQSAMMTTANPLDNTNQPIKDMAFDYTAATPLGIGSGLVDPNRALDPGLIYDVSHQDLVNLVCSMNFTREQTQTIIRSSHNCSTPSADLNYPSFVALFSFAERGRTLTRRFQRTVTNVGDGAARYRVKLETPENTTVRIQPQTLVFQKKYEKKSYVLTIRYKADIETQNRDGSLTWIEENGKYRVRSPIMVSAGADNFD